From the Psilocybe cubensis strain MGC-MH-2018 chromosome 9, whole genome shotgun sequence genome, one window contains:
- a CDS encoding Cytochrome P450 monooxygenase 71: MVFLSKKHVKIDLPFCEKYRDAAFKISNIGRWVVMVSGSQMLEDIRRASEDQLSFDDAVGEISEDPYHVAIVRTSLTRNIGTRFADIHDEILTAFSELIPTSNNSWTLVPALETVMHIVCRTSNRLFVGLPLCRQPDYVKLNEQFTVNVVLRGNVIRMFPPFIRPIMGRLLSTVSSDTKLAVSHLQPYIEKQVDCIQAGGVPQNDFIYWLLEVAKGSQRTVHDISLRLLAINFAAIHTTSHALTHALYYLATYPEYAEPMREEVRVVTNEEGWTKMAMDKLHKVDSFVRESQRLTAGGVALARKVLKDFSFSNGVTVPAGTHIAFCSYSTHTDERNYPHAREFQGFRFADLRDKASTDLGKHQIVSLSPDNVTFGIGRHACPGRFFAANELKAMIAYIVLSYDVKLPDECNGKRPPDLWIGANPIPNMKAKLLFKRR, encoded by the exons ATGGTCTTCTTAAGCAAGAAACATGTTAAAATCGACCTTCCTTTCTGCGAAAAGTATCGGGATGCTGCCTTCAAGATTTCAAATATAGGCCGATGGGTAGTGATGGTCAGTGGTTCTCAGATGCTGGAAGATATTCGGCGAGCATCTGAAGACCAGTTGTCATTCGACGATGCTGTTGGAGAA ATCAGCGAGGATCCCTATCACGTTGCAATTGTGCGAACATCACTTACGCGAAACATTGGAACTCGTTTTGCAGATATACATGATGAAATATTGACGGCCTTCAGTGAACTCATTCCGACGTCAAACAATA GCTGGACACTTGTACCCGCTTTGGAAACAGTCATGCACATCGTCTGTAGGACAAGTAACAGATTATTTGTTGGCCTCCCGTTGT GTCGCCAGCCAGACTATGTAAAACTTAATGAACAATTCACAGTTAACGTGGTCTTGAGAGGAAATGTGATCAGGATGTTCCCCCCCTTTATTAGACC TATTATGGGAAGGTTGCTTAGTACCGTCTCATCTGACACTAAATTGGCTGTTTCGCATCTTCAGCCTTACATAGAGAAACAAGTCGACTGTATTCAGGCAGGGGGTGTTCCACAG AACGACTTCATCTACTGGCTTCTCGAAGTAGCGAAGGGATCCCAGAGAACCGTCCACGATATTTCGTTGAGGTTGCTTGCGATAAACTTTGCAGCGATTCATACGACGTCACAT GCGCTTACACATGCGCTATATTACCTCGCCACGTACCCTGAGTACGCGGAACCTATGCGGGAAGAAGTCAGGGTTGTAACAAATGAAGAAGGGTGGACAAAGATGGCCATGGATAAATTACACAAGGTGGATAGCTTTGTCAGAGAATCACAGAGACTAACCGCGGGTGGAG TGGCATTGGCTCGCAAAGTCCTAAaggatttttctttctcgaaTGGCGTTACAGTCCCTGCAGGAACGCACATTGCATTTTGTAGCTATTCCACTCATACCGACGAG AGAAATTATCCACATGCTCGAGAGTTTCAGGGATTCAGGTTTGCAGACCTAAGAGATAAAGCAAGCACAGATTTAGGGAAACACCAAATTGTTTCACTCAGCCCAGATAATGTTACGTTCGGAATAGGACGACATGCCTG CCCTGGCCGCTTTTTTGCTGCAAACGAGCTCAAAGCCATGATTGCATACATTGTCTTAAGTTACGATGTGAAGCTGCCGGATGAGTGCAACGGAAAACGCCCGCCTGACTTGTGGATAGGGGCAAATCCTATCCCTAACATGAAGGCCAAATTATTGTTCAAAAGGCGGTAA
- a CDS encoding Cytochrome P450 monooxygenase 103, which produces MITMLGALPTTAILLGAYFLVRFIRAPTHKLGHIPTVGSSNIFLSYFDALRYFREAHEMIQEGYEKYNGTPFKVSTMARWLVMVSGKDMIEDLRRASDDELSFNDAVGESIQTDYTIGPQIRTDPYHTAIVRTPLTRNLAIKFTDIKDEISTAFEEIVPNTGNEWTTFPALSTIMHIVCRTSNRLFVGLPLCRDPDWVKLNQQFTVDVIVSGQIINMFPPILRPIVGRLLTTVPSSIKRAMKHIGPQIEAQLEREKNSSHDDNPNNLISWLLDEAQGPQRLPRDLVTRVLSINFAAIHTTSHALTHALFYLASCPEYVQPMREEVEAVIEADGWTKLSMGKMRKLDSFIRESQRLSIGAVIMSRKVVKDFTFSNGVTIPAGTHIAVTSNATHMDPTLYEDPHTFKGFRFAEMREEEGESIKHLLVSLSPDYLVFGLGRHACPGRFFAANELKAMLAYILLNYDIKLPNDGPRPQNQWFMGAASPNRTAELMFRKRKD; this is translated from the exons ATGATCACAATGCTTGGTGCACTCCCAACAACTGCGATTCTGTTAGGGGCCTATTTTCTAGTGAGATTTATTCGTGCACCCACTCATAAG CTGGGGCACATCCCAACAGTCGGCTCTTCtaatatttttctttcttatttCGATGCCCTCCGATACTTTCGAGAAGCACATGAAATGATTCAAGAAGGTTACGAGAAG TACAATGGCACCCCGTTTAAAGTATCAACGATGGCGCGATGGTTGGTTATGGTTAGCGGAAAGGATATGATCGAAGACCTCCGTCGAGCAAGCGATGATGAACTTTCGTTCAATGATGCCGTTGGAGAG TCGATTCAAACAGACTATACCATTGGCCCCCAAATCCGCACCGATCCATATCATACGGCTATTGTTCGAACACCTTTGACTCGTAATCTTGCCATAAAATTCACCGATATCAAAGATGAGATATCCACTGCCTTCGAGGAAATTGTACCCAACACAGGCAATG AGTGGACAACATTCCCTGCTCTGTCTACAATCATGCACATAGTCTGCCGTACGAGCAATCGACTCTTCGTTGGCCTTCCCCTAT GTAGGGACCCCGACTGGGTCAAACTGAATCAACAATTTACAGTAGACGTAATTGTTTCAGGGCAAATCATCAATATGTTTCCGCCAATCCTTAGGCC TATCGTCGGTCGCCTTCTTACCACTGTGCCATCGAGCATCAAGCGTGCTATGAAACACATTGGCCCCCAGATTGAAGCTCAACTCGAACGGGAGAAGAATTCCAGTCACGACGATAATCCT AACAACCTCATAAGTTGGTTGTTGGATGAAGCACAGGGACCCCAAAGGTTACCTCGCGATCTTGTCACTCGTGTCTTATCAATCAACTTTGCTGCGATTCACACAACTTCACAT GCCTTAACACACGCCTTGTTTTATCTTGCCTCATGTCCAGAGTATGTTCAGCCAATGCGTGAAGAAGTTGAAGCCGTCATTGAAGCAGATGGCTGGACTAAATTGTCCATGGGTAAAATGCGAAAGTTGGACAGTTTTATCAGGGAATCACAACGCCTTTCAATCGGAGCTG TAATAATGAGTCGCAAGGTCGTCAAAGACTTTACATTTTCGAATGGTGTGACTATCCCTGCGGGGACACATATCGCGGTCACGTCAAACGCCACTCACATGGATCCT ACACTCTATGAGGATCCTCACACTTTCAAAGGATTTAGGTTTGCAGAAATgcgggaagaagaaggggagaGCATAAAGCATCTACTCGTGTCTCTCAGTCCAGATTACTTGGTCTTTGGGTTAGGGCGTCACGCATG CCCTGGTCGTTTCTTCGCAGCAAACGAACTCAAAGCAATGCTTGCGTATATTTTATTGAATTACGACATTAAGCTACCGAATGATGGACCCAGACCCCAGAATCAATGGTTCATGGGTGCTGCGTCACCCAACAGAACTGCGGAACTCATGTTTAGGAAGAGAAAGGATTGA